In Bacteroidetes bacterium GWF2_43_63, a genomic segment contains:
- a CDS encoding DNA-binding protein, with translation MDVITIESEAFAAIVRRIDDIEQKILDIVKKAHNPLADRWLDNSEVCRVLSISKRLLQTYRDDKKIPFSQIHHKIYFKASDVQKFLTKNYKPLLGY, from the coding sequence ATGGACGTAATAACCATAGAATCCGAAGCCTTCGCCGCAATAGTCAGGCGCATTGACGACATTGAACAGAAAATTCTGGACATAGTAAAGAAAGCTCATAACCCGCTGGCCGATCGCTGGCTCGACAACTCAGAGGTTTGTCGGGTTCTCAGTATCAGCAAGCGATTATTGCAGACGTATCGCGATGACAAAAAGATTCCCTTCTCCCAGATCCACCACAAGATCTACTTCAAAGCCTCCGATGTACAGAAATTTCTCACGAAAAACTACAAACCCTTGCTTGGGTATTGA
- a CDS encoding WYL domain-containing protein has product MATNKHATMRYLALDRCFSNFGRKYFVEDLIVACNDAIFEFAGISDGIKRRQVFDDITFMESDQGWAIPLERIKEGRRVYYRYSDKSFSITNQGINQSEAKQLSETLSILSRFKGMPQFDWIDEIQIRLVDTFKLSDHSKSVVAFEQNPFLKGLSHFSDLFNAIKNQKALEIEYQGFKQDSPVELVFHPWFLKEFNDRWFLFGLNDGYNSISNLAIDRIKSIKESKKTYIENLDIDFDDYFFDVIGVTVKENAKVEKIKIIVSDEVWPYIESKPLHGSQRIKRKTQSGVEIELTVQINHELNALLFSYMDAIEVLEPEPLRVLFKKRSEIIYNKYL; this is encoded by the coding sequence ATGGCTACAAACAAGCATGCTACAATGAGATATTTGGCGCTGGACCGTTGCTTTAGCAACTTTGGCCGCAAGTACTTTGTTGAAGATCTTATTGTGGCTTGTAATGATGCTATTTTCGAATTTGCAGGAATTTCTGATGGAATAAAGAGGAGACAAGTTTTTGATGATATCACTTTTATGGAAAGTGATCAAGGTTGGGCCATACCTCTTGAGCGCATCAAAGAAGGCCGACGGGTCTATTATCGATACTCAGACAAATCATTTTCAATTACAAATCAAGGAATTAATCAATCTGAAGCAAAACAACTAAGCGAGACGCTATCGATTCTTTCCCGGTTTAAAGGCATGCCACAATTTGACTGGATTGATGAAATACAAATTCGCCTGGTAGACACGTTTAAATTATCAGATCATTCTAAATCAGTAGTTGCTTTCGAGCAGAATCCATTCTTGAAAGGGCTAAGCCATTTTTCGGATTTATTTAATGCCATAAAGAACCAGAAAGCTTTAGAAATCGAGTATCAAGGATTTAAACAAGATAGCCCTGTAGAACTTGTTTTTCATCCATGGTTTTTGAAAGAATTCAATGACAGATGGTTTTTATTTGGTTTAAACGATGGGTACAACTCAATCTCGAATCTGGCAATTGACAGAATAAAATCAATAAAAGAGTCGAAAAAAACATACATTGAAAACCTTGACATAGATTTTGATGATTACTTTTTTGATGTAATCGGTGTTACAGTGAAAGAAAATGCCAAAGTTGAGAAAATTAAAATCATTGTTTCTGATGAAGTCTGGCCTTATATTGAAAGCAAGCCGCTTCATGGGTCACAAAGAATTAAGCGAAAAACCCAATCGGGGGTAGAAATCGAGCTTACAGTGCAAATTAATCATGAATTAAATGCGCTTTTGTTTTCGTACATGGATGCTATTGAAGTGCTTGAACCAGAACCACTTAGGGTGTTGTTTAAAAAAAGGTCAGAAATCATTTATAATAAATACCTTTGA